One window from the genome of Nicotiana tomentosiformis chromosome 5, ASM39032v3, whole genome shotgun sequence encodes:
- the LOC104094953 gene encoding uncharacterized protein, translated as MDSGNNSASLQSSSGGGCGGGDEEYDSRAAAANSFSSANFHTQNTSMFDPFANYFNPISRQQQPQPLTPSLNYPASLFNLDTDWSKTLRSDHNNSPHQFNNSPMSLLASSNKSLSSNSLSFGGGVSNFPSAAVEHGGGGGSVTITTTTTTTEPAAMAAAVPPADQPVTQPAVRNPKKRSRASRRAPTTVLTTDTTNFRAMVQEFTGIPAPPFTSSTYFHPRSRFDIFGATPNSSLRPPLNISQQPNYLRRPFPQKIQPQQPGSTPFLSPSSSSSSSSALLSCLANNIASASTTSAANNIPQSCNLFTNIQQNSILTSLLQSSQKYPFGSSNILGSKDQEQFQIPSSSNDSQLKMGSVVLEDYGMSNHNLGHNLSGLPNLISPEQAATTRNQNSIIHGDKVQETVGSRGEGMVESWINSSH; from the coding sequence ATGGATTCTGGAAACAACAGTGCAAGTCTACAGTCATCAAGTGGTGGTGGTTGTGGTGGTGGTGATGAAGAGTACGATTCACGTGCTGCTGCTGCTAATTCTTTTTCTTCTGCTAATTTTCACACACAAAATACCTCCATGTTTGACCCTTTTGCCAATTATTTCAACCCCATCTCACGccaacaacaaccacaaccaTTAACGCCTTCACTGAATTACCCAGCTTCACTTTTCAATCTTGATACAGATTGGTCCAAAACCCTAAGATCTGACCACAATAATTCTCCTCATCAGTTCAACAACAGCCCCATGTCGTTATTAGCATCATCCAATAAATCATTGTCTTCTAATTCCTTATCCTTTGGTGGTGGTGTTTCTAATTTCCCTTCTGCCGCGGTAGaacatggtggtggtggtggtagcgTAACTATTACTACTACTACGACGACTACTGAGCCGGCGGCGATGGCGGCGGCTGTTCCACCAGCAGATCAACCAGTTACGCAACCGGCAGTACGTAATCCAAAGAAAAGATCAAGAGCTTCAAGAAGAGCACCAACTACTGTGTTGACAACAGACACTACTAATTTCAGAGCTATGGTTCAAGAATTTACTGGGATTCCTGCACCACCCTTCACTTCTTCAACATATTTTCATCCTAGAAGCAGATTTGATATATTTGGTGCTACACCTAATTCCTCCTTAAGGCCTCCTCTTAACATTTCACAACAACCTAATTATCTACGAAGGCCTTTTCCTCAGAAAATTCAACCACAACAACCAGGCTCTACACCCTTTCTTTCTCCTTCTTCctcttcatcatcatcttcaGCATTGTTGAGTTGTTTGGCTAACAATATTGCTTCTGCTTCAACTACTAGTGCTGCTAACAATATTCCACAAAGTTGTAATCTTTTTACAAATATTCAACAGAACTCAATTCTCACATCACTTCTTCAGTCATCTCAAAAATACCCATTTGGGAGTTCCAACATTCTTGGCTCCAAAGACCAAGAGCAATTCCAAATACCATCCTCATCAAATGACTCACAGCTCAAAATGGGTAGTGTTGTTTTGGAAGATTATGGAATGAGCAATCACAATCTTGGACACAATTTGAGTGGGCTTCCTAATCTCATTTCTCCAGAACAAGCTGCCACAACAAGGAACCAGAACAGTATTATTCATGGAGATAAAGTGCAGGAAACAGTAGGAAGCAGAGGTGAAGGTATGGTGGAATCATGGATTAATTCTTCACACTAG